In a genomic window of Magnolia sinica isolate HGM2019 chromosome 14, MsV1, whole genome shotgun sequence:
- the LOC131225360 gene encoding putative glutaredoxin-C14, whose product MDKVLELASQNAVVIFSLTSCCMCHSIKSLFCDLGVHIATHELDEVPRGREIEKVLGGLMDQTPPVPAVFIGRKLIGSTKEVMSLHLGGELIPLLKAAGAIWL is encoded by the coding sequence ATGGACAAAGTTCTCGAATTGGCCTCGCAAAACGCAGTGGTGATCTTTAGCCTGACTTCATGTTGCATGTGTCATTCCATCAAGAGTCTCTTTTGTGACCTTGGGGTCCACATTGCCACCCATGAGCTCGATGAGGTACCTAGAGGGAGGGAAATAGAGAAGGTGCTCGGTGGGCTAATGGACCAAACTCCGCCTGTACCGGCGGTGTTTATAGGCCGTAAACTGATAGGGTCTACCAAAGAGGTTATGTCTCTCCACTTAGGTGGCGAATTGATACCGTTGCTTAAAGCAGCCGGAGCTATTTGGCTTTAG